The following DNA comes from Flavobacteriales bacterium.
CCGGTTTAAGTGCGGTAAACAGGCGGTGCATTCGCGAATCGTTCCGGACATCTCCGATGACCGTCTCCACCATCTGTCCACCAGGTGCTTCTTTCAGTTCAAGTTCCAATTCGTAAAGCGGAGATTCGGCCTGGTCCAGAAGGATCAGTCTGGAGGGCTTAAATGCCATGGCCTGCCGCGCCAACTCGCTTCCGATAGAACCTGCCGCGCCTGTGATCAGTACCACCGCGCCATTCAAAAGGTTGCCAACGTTGGTCTGGTCAATGCTGATCGGTTCTCTTTCCAGAAGATCTTCAATGCGCATACTCCGGATCTGATTAGCGCTCAATTCTCCTTTGATCCATTGCTGTACCGGAGGCACATTAAAAGCTTTTACATGGTGCTTCAGACAGAGGTCTACGATCTCTTGTTTGCGCTCAGAAGATAATCGCTGAACCGAGATCACCAGTTGCCTTATATCACCCGATGCCAGCAACTCTTCCATTTTTGAACCCGGCCACACTGGTACACCTTCTACCTTCATTCCCGCCTTGCGCGGATCATCATCAATAAATCCCTTTACCCTGAAACCTGTCTCAGAATCACGTTCCAGACTTCTTTTGGTGATGAGGCCGGATTCCCCTGCACCGAAAATCAATGCATCGCTTCGGTCCTGACGGGACTGTCTGAGTTCAAGGTAAAGCACTTTTACCGCCAGCCTGAATGAGACCAGTGTGAACATGCACATGATATAATCAATGACGAGAATGGATCGGGGGATGAAGAAGGTCTTGTTGACAATAAAGTAGCTCACGCCGTTGCCAATGACAAAAAGAATACTTCCTGCGGTAACAATGGTAAATATCCTTTGGAGGTCGCGCGTTGAAGTGTATCTGACGACCATGACATGACTTCGTCCCACAACAAAGGACAGTATGCGCACAACCATCATAAAGGGTAAGACGAAACGAAGCGCTGCGATCTCATGGGTGGGAATGTGAAAATCGAACCTGAGTAAATAGGCCATGATCACCGAGAAGAAAGAAAGACACAGGTCGATGGATAAAACGATCCACCTGGAGGTTGTATGGCCGGTCAAATTCATAGTTCAGGAGGCTAAGATAACGCTTATTCATGGTCTTCAACTCCTAAGACTTGTTGAAAAGCACCGTTCTTTTATTCCGCAAATATTCTACCTTTGCCCGCTGAATGGTACTTTCTATAACCGTTTGTGAAGCGGTTATCATTCCTCACCTTTCTAATAATGACACTTATGAACGATACGACCGCTACAATGAAAGAAACCGCGCTAACCAAAAAGCACATTGAGTTAGGCGCCAAAATGGTTCCCTTTGCAGGCTACAATATGCCATTACAGTACAGTGGGCTGTTGGAAGAGCATCACAATGTTAGAAAGGCGGTAGGGGTATTTGATGTTTCGCATATGGGTGAGTTCATCCTCAGAGGACCTCATGCGCTTGATCTGATTCAAAAAGTAACTTCCAATGATGCGTCAAAACTCACAGAGGGAAAGGCGCAGTATTCCTGCCTTCCCAATACCAAAGGCGGAATTGTGGATGACCTGATCGTATATTGTCTGGGCAATGAAAATTATATGCTCGTTGTAAATGCTTCCAACATAGAGAAAGACTGG
Coding sequences within:
- a CDS encoding polysaccharide biosynthesis protein; protein product: MNLTGHTTSRWIVLSIDLCLSFFSVIMAYLLRFDFHIPTHEIAALRFVLPFMMVVRILSFVVGRSHVMVVRYTSTRDLQRIFTIVTAGSILFVIGNGVSYFIVNKTFFIPRSILVIDYIMCMFTLVSFRLAVKVLYLELRQSRQDRSDALIFGAGESGLITKRSLERDSETGFRVKGFIDDDPRKAGMKVEGVPVWPGSKMEELLASGDIRQLVISVQRLSSERKQEIVDLCLKHHVKAFNVPPVQQWIKGELSANQIRSMRIEDLLEREPISIDQTNVGNLLNGAVVLITGAAGSIGSELARQAMAFKPSRLILLDQAESPLYELELELKEAPGGQMVETVIGDVRNDSRMHRLFTALKPEIVFHAAAYKHVPVMENNPSESVLTNVLGTKVVADLAVKFGVKKFVMVSTDKAVNPTNVMGASKRIAEIYIQAYNAHSSTAFITTRFGNVLGSNGSVIPRFRKLIQERKPLPVTHPEVTRFFMTIPEAGQLVFEAAAMGQGGEIYLFDMGQPVKIEDLAKKMIRLSGLEPGRDIKIEYTQLRPGEKLYEELLANEENTIPTHHPRIMIARVKEYDFETVASAIEKLVDQFDTQDNDAIVATMKSLVPEFKSHQSIFEKLDRKTN